The Enterobacter kobei genome has a segment encoding these proteins:
- a CDS encoding glycoside-pentoside-hexuronide family transporter, whose amino-acid sequence MSEVLSVKEKIGYGMGDAASHIIFDNVMLYMMFFYTDIFGIPAGFVGTMFLLARALDAISDPCMGLIADRTRSRWGKFRPWILFGAIPFGIVCVLAYTTPDLSLNGKMVYAAITYTLLTLLYTVVNIPYCALGGVITNDPTQRISLQSWRFVLATAGGMLSTVLMMPLVNLIGGDDKAFGFQGGIAVLSVVAFLMLAFCFFTTKERIQVPPSTTAMREDLRDIWRNDQWRIVGVLTILNILAVCVRGGAMMYYCTWIMGSPEVFVAFLTTYCVGNLIGSALAKPLTDWKCKVSIFWWTNAALAVVSVAMFFVPMHATVVMFAFIFVIGVLHQLVTPIQWVMMSDTVDYGEWTNGKRLTGISFAGTLFVLKLGLALGGAMIGWMLAGGGYDAAAKTQNSATISIIIGLFTLAPAVCYVLSAIIAKRYYTLKTPFLTKILRELAQGARRNQQEFENLPVSKELQN is encoded by the coding sequence ATGAGCGAAGTATTGTCAGTAAAAGAGAAGATTGGCTACGGCATGGGAGACGCCGCCAGCCATATCATTTTTGATAACGTCATGTTGTATATGATGTTTTTCTACACCGATATTTTCGGCATTCCCGCCGGGTTTGTCGGCACCATGTTCCTGCTCGCCCGTGCGCTGGATGCAATCTCCGACCCGTGCATGGGGCTGATTGCCGACCGCACCCGCAGCCGCTGGGGCAAGTTCCGCCCGTGGATTTTGTTCGGCGCCATCCCGTTCGGCATCGTCTGCGTGCTGGCCTATACCACGCCGGATCTCAGCCTCAACGGCAAAATGGTGTATGCCGCCATTACCTATACGCTGCTGACCCTGCTCTATACCGTGGTTAACATCCCGTACTGCGCATTGGGCGGGGTGATCACCAACGACCCGACGCAGCGTATCTCCCTGCAATCCTGGCGCTTCGTGCTGGCGACGGCGGGCGGCATGCTCTCCACGGTGCTGATGATGCCGCTGGTGAACCTGATCGGCGGCGACGATAAAGCGTTCGGCTTCCAGGGCGGGATCGCCGTCCTGTCGGTGGTCGCGTTCCTGATGCTGGCGTTCTGCTTCTTCACCACCAAAGAGCGCATCCAGGTGCCGCCGAGCACCACCGCCATGCGGGAAGATCTGCGCGACATCTGGCGGAACGATCAGTGGCGCATCGTTGGCGTGCTGACCATCCTCAACATCCTCGCCGTCTGCGTGCGCGGCGGCGCGATGATGTACTACTGCACCTGGATCATGGGCTCGCCGGAAGTGTTCGTCGCGTTCCTCACCACCTACTGCGTCGGCAACCTGATCGGCTCCGCGCTGGCGAAACCGCTCACCGACTGGAAGTGTAAGGTCAGCATCTTCTGGTGGACCAACGCCGCGCTGGCGGTGGTGAGCGTAGCGATGTTCTTTGTGCCGATGCATGCCACCGTGGTGATGTTCGCCTTTATCTTCGTCATCGGCGTGCTGCACCAGCTGGTGACGCCGATCCAGTGGGTGATGATGTCCGATACCGTCGACTATGGCGAATGGACCAACGGCAAACGTCTGACCGGGATCAGCTTTGCGGGCACGCTGTTCGTGCTGAAGCTTGGCCTGGCGCTGGGCGGGGCGATGATCGGCTGGATGCTGGCAGGCGGCGGCTACGACGCGGCAGCCAAAACCCAGAACAGCGCGACCATCAGCATCATTATCGGCCTGTTTACCCTGGCCCCGGCAGTCTGCTACGTGCTGAGCGCCATTATCGCCAAACGCTACTACACGCTGAAAACCCCCTTCCTGACCAAAATCCTGCGCGAGCTGGCGCAGGGTGCGCGCCGCAATCAGCAGGAGTTTGAAAACCTGCCGGTCAGCAAAGAATTGCAGAACTAA
- the yicI gene encoding alpha-xylosidase, producing MKISDGNWLIQPGLNVTYPVQVFDLEQQGNDLVVYVAPRDVRERTWQLDTLMFTVRLFAPQEGIVGVRIEHFQGALDNGPHYPLNVLKDVKVEIENNAEFAELKSGSVSVRVTKGEFWALDFLRNGQRITGSQLKNNGYVQDTNTDRNYLFERLDLGVGETVYGLGERFTALVRNGQTIETWNRDGGTSTEQSYKNIPFYLTNRGYGVLVNHPENVSFEVGSEKVSKVQFSVEGEYLEYFVIDGPTPKEVLNRYTRFTGRPALPPAWSFGLWLTTSFTTNYDEATVNSFIDGMAERDLPLHVFHFDCFWMKAFQWCDFEWDPVTFPDPEGMIRRLKEKGLKVCVWINPYIGQKSPVFRELKEKGYLLKRPDGSLWQWDKWQPGLAIYDFTNPEACRWYADKLKGLVDIGVDCFKTDFGERIPTDVQWFDGSDPQKMHNHYAYIYNALVWNVLKETVGEQEAVLFARSASVGAQQFPVHWGGDCYANYESMAESLRGGLSIGLSGFGFWSHDIGGFENTAPAHVYKRWCAFGLLSSHSRLHGSKSYRVPWAYDDESCDVVRHFTQLKCRMMPYLYRQAALARECGTPMLRAMMLEFSDDPACDYLDRQYMLGDAVMVAPVFSEEGDVQFWLPEGRWTHLWHNDEIQGSRWHKQQHDFRSLPVYVRDNTLLALGNNSQKPDYAWNEGTAFQLFNLEDGATAVSEVPAADGAVAFTLKASREGDTVTLTGVGEARNWSVCLRNVQKVGGVKGGSHAGSEWGVVVKAEGNEVVVHL from the coding sequence ATGAAAATCAGTGATGGAAACTGGCTTATTCAACCGGGTCTGAACGTGACGTATCCGGTTCAGGTGTTCGACTTGGAGCAGCAGGGCAATGACCTGGTGGTGTACGTGGCGCCGCGCGACGTGCGTGAGCGCACCTGGCAGCTCGACACGCTCATGTTCACGGTGCGCCTGTTTGCCCCGCAGGAGGGGATTGTCGGGGTGCGCATCGAGCACTTCCAGGGCGCGCTGGACAACGGCCCGCACTATCCGCTGAACGTGCTGAAAGACGTGAAGGTCGAGATTGAAAACAACGCGGAATTTGCCGAGCTGAAAAGCGGCAGCGTCAGCGTGCGCGTCACCAAAGGGGAGTTCTGGGCGCTGGACTTCCTGCGCAACGGCCAGCGCATTACCGGCAGCCAGCTGAAAAACAACGGTTACGTGCAGGACACCAACACCGATCGCAACTACCTGTTTGAGCGTCTCGACCTCGGCGTGGGCGAAACGGTCTACGGTCTGGGCGAGCGCTTTACCGCCCTGGTGCGCAACGGCCAGACGATCGAAACGTGGAACCGCGACGGCGGCACCAGCACCGAGCAGTCCTACAAAAACATCCCGTTTTATCTGACCAATCGCGGCTACGGCGTGCTGGTGAATCACCCGGAAAACGTCTCGTTCGAAGTGGGTTCGGAGAAAGTCTCCAAAGTGCAGTTCAGCGTCGAAGGGGAATATCTCGAGTACTTCGTGATCGACGGCCCGACGCCGAAAGAGGTGCTCAACCGCTATACGCGGTTCACCGGGCGTCCGGCGCTGCCGCCCGCGTGGTCGTTCGGCCTGTGGCTGACCACGTCGTTCACCACTAACTACGACGAAGCGACGGTTAACAGCTTTATCGACGGCATGGCCGAGCGCGATCTGCCGCTGCACGTCTTCCACTTCGACTGCTTCTGGATGAAGGCCTTCCAGTGGTGTGATTTTGAGTGGGACCCGGTGACCTTCCCGGATCCGGAAGGGATGATCCGCCGCCTGAAGGAGAAAGGGCTGAAGGTCTGCGTGTGGATTAACCCGTACATCGGCCAGAAGTCGCCGGTATTTCGCGAACTGAAAGAGAAGGGCTACCTGCTCAAGCGCCCGGACGGCTCCCTGTGGCAGTGGGATAAGTGGCAACCGGGGCTGGCAATTTATGACTTTACTAACCCGGAAGCGTGCCGGTGGTATGCCGACAAGCTGAAAGGCCTGGTGGACATCGGTGTCGACTGCTTTAAGACCGACTTTGGCGAGCGCATCCCGACGGACGTGCAGTGGTTTGACGGATCCGATCCACAGAAGATGCATAACCATTACGCCTACATCTACAACGCGCTGGTGTGGAACGTGCTGAAAGAGACCGTGGGTGAGCAAGAGGCGGTGCTGTTTGCCCGCTCCGCGTCCGTCGGTGCGCAGCAGTTCCCCGTTCACTGGGGGGGTGACTGCTACGCCAACTACGAGTCGATGGCGGAAAGTCTGCGCGGCGGGCTGTCGATTGGCCTGTCCGGCTTTGGGTTCTGGAGCCACGATATCGGCGGATTCGAAAACACCGCCCCGGCGCACGTCTACAAGCGCTGGTGCGCGTTCGGGCTTTTATCCAGCCACAGCCGCCTGCACGGCAGTAAATCTTACCGCGTGCCGTGGGCGTACGATGACGAATCCTGCGACGTGGTGCGCCACTTTACGCAGCTGAAGTGCCGGATGATGCCGTATCTGTACCGTCAGGCGGCGCTGGCGCGCGAGTGCGGTACGCCGATGCTGCGGGCGATGATGCTGGAGTTCTCGGACGATCCGGCGTGCGATTATCTTGACCGCCAGTACATGCTGGGGGATGCGGTGATGGTCGCGCCGGTGTTCTCAGAGGAGGGCGATGTGCAGTTCTGGCTACCGGAAGGACGCTGGACGCACCTGTGGCATAACGACGAAATTCAGGGTAGCCGCTGGCATAAGCAACAGCACGATTTCCGCAGCCTGCCAGTCTATGTGCGCGATAACACCCTGCTGGCGCTGGGCAATAACAGCCAGAAACCAGACTATGCGTGGAACGAGGGCACGGCCTTCCAGCTGTTTAACCTGGAGGATGGCGCAACGGCGGTGAGTGAAGTGCCTGCGGCGGACGGCGCGGTGGCGTTTACGCTGAAAGCGTCACGAGAGGGCGATACCGTGACCCTGACCGGCGTGGGTGAGGCGCGAAACTGGTCGGTGTGCTTGCGCAACGTGCAGAAGGTGGGCGGCGTGAAAGGCGGTTCACATGCGGGAAGCGAGTGGGGCGTGGTGGTAAAAGCGGAGGGGAATGAGGTGGTGGTTCACCTCTGA
- a CDS encoding AsmA family protein: protein MKFIGKLLVYLLVALLIVILALYILLQTRWGAAQVSSWVTVNTDYELSFDKMNHRFSSPSHLILENVTFGRDGKPATLVAKKVDIGLSSRQVTDPLHMDAITLFDGTLNLSPQTAPLPLQADRLQLSNMAFNSPNTEWDLSAQKVTGGVSPWQPEAGNVLGKNAQIQMSAGSLTLNGVPATNVLIEGQLNGKEVVLNTIGADMARGSLTGSALRNADGSWVIDTLRLNEIRLQSDNTLTAFFAPLATIPSLQIGRLEVTDARLQGPDWAVTDLDLSLRNLTISKGDWQSQDGRLSMNASEFIYGSLHLFDPILNAEFSPQGMALRQFTSRWEGGMVRTSGNWLRDGKALVLDDVAIAGLEYTLPQNWKTLWMEPLPEWLNSVTLQKFGLSRNLVIDIDPAFPWQITSLDGYGANLQLVKDRQWGVWSGSATLNGAAATFNRVDVRRPSLALNANAATVNITDLSAFTEKGILEATATVSQLPQRQTTVSLNGRGVPLNVLQQWGWPALPVTGDGNIQLTASGSVQANAPLKPTVNGKLSAVNMDKQQVEQTMTGGIVSTPVQ, encoded by the coding sequence ATGAAATTTATTGGAAAGCTGCTCGTCTATCTTCTGGTAGCCCTGCTCATTGTGATACTGGCGCTCTATATTCTGCTCCAGACCCGCTGGGGCGCGGCTCAGGTCAGCAGCTGGGTGACGGTGAATACCGATTACGAACTCAGTTTCGACAAGATGAATCACCGCTTTTCGTCGCCTTCCCATCTTATTCTGGAAAACGTCACCTTCGGGCGGGACGGTAAACCTGCCACGCTGGTAGCCAAAAAAGTTGATATCGGCCTGAGCAGCCGTCAGGTGACCGATCCGCTGCATATGGACGCCATTACCCTTTTCGATGGCACGCTGAACCTCTCGCCGCAGACGGCACCGCTGCCCTTGCAGGCCGATCGTCTTCAACTGAGCAACATGGCCTTTAACAGCCCGAATACCGAATGGGATCTGAGCGCGCAGAAGGTGACGGGCGGCGTCAGCCCATGGCAGCCGGAAGCCGGCAACGTGCTGGGGAAAAACGCGCAGATTCAGATGAGCGCAGGCTCGCTGACCCTCAACGGCGTCCCGGCCACCAACGTGTTAATTGAGGGCCAGCTTAACGGTAAGGAGGTGGTGCTGAACACTATCGGGGCCGATATGGCGCGCGGTTCGCTCACCGGCTCCGCCCTGCGTAACGCCGACGGAAGCTGGGTTATCGATACCCTGCGTCTGAATGAGATCCGCCTGCAGAGCGACAACACGCTGACAGCCTTCTTTGCCCCGCTGGCCACCATCCCTTCTCTGCAAATAGGCCGTCTGGAGGTCACCGACGCCCGGCTGCAGGGCCCGGACTGGGCGGTGACCGATCTCGATTTAAGCCTGCGCAACCTGACGATAAGCAAAGGCGACTGGCAAAGTCAGGACGGGCGTTTGTCCATGAACGCCAGCGAGTTTATCTACGGCTCGCTGCATCTGTTTGACCCGATCCTGAACGCAGAGTTTTCCCCGCAGGGTATGGCGCTGCGCCAGTTTACCTCCCGCTGGGAAGGCGGCATGGTGCGCACCTCCGGCAACTGGCTGCGCGACGGCAAAGCGCTGGTGCTGGACGATGTCGCCATCGCCGGTCTGGAGTACACCCTGCCGCAGAACTGGAAAACGCTATGGATGGAGCCGCTACCGGAATGGCTGAACAGCGTCACGCTGCAAAAATTCGGCCTGAGCCGCAACCTGGTGATCGACATCGATCCCGCCTTCCCGTGGCAGATCACCTCCCTGGATGGCTACGGTGCCAACCTGCAGCTGGTGAAAGACCGCCAGTGGGGCGTGTGGAGCGGCAGCGCAACCCTGAACGGCGCGGCGGCGACCTTTAACCGCGTGGATGTGCGCCGTCCGTCGCTGGCGTTGAATGCCAACGCCGCCACGGTGAACATTACCGACCTGAGCGCATTTACCGAGAAAGGCATTCTGGAAGCGACGGCCACGGTTTCGCAGTTGCCGCAACGGCAAACCACCGTAAGCCTTAACGGGCGCGGCGTGCCGCTCAACGTGCTGCAGCAGTGGGGCTGGCCAGCGCTACCGGTGACGGGCGATGGCAATATTCAACTCACCGCCAGCGGTAGCGTGCAGGCCAATGCGCCGCTGAAGCCGACGGTGAACGGCAAGCTGAGCGCGGTGAATATGGATAAACAGCAGGTAGAGCAGACGATGACGGGTGGCATTGTTTCAACACCCGTGCAATAA
- the xanP gene encoding xanthine/proton symporter XanP has translation MSVNTIESPDAQPIAQKQNSELIYRLEDRPPLPQTLFAACQHLLAMFVAVITPALLICQALGLPAQDTQHIISMSLFASGVASIIQIKAWGPVGSGLLSIQGTSFNFVAPLIMGGTALKTGGADVPTMMAALFGTLMLASCTEMVISRVLHLARRVITPLVSGVVVMIIGLSLIQVGLTSIGGGYAAMSDHTFGAPKNLLLAGVVLAIIILLNRQRNPYLRVASLVIAMAAGYLLAWALGMLPENTVPTNSALITVPTPLYYGLGIDWGLLLPLMLVFMITSLETIGDITATSDVSEQPVSGPLYMKRLKGGVLANGLNSFVSAVFNTFPNSCFGQNNGVIQLTGVASRYVGFVVALMLIVLGLFPAVSGFVQHIPEPVLGGATLVMFGTIAASGVRIVSREPLNRRAIMIIALSLAVGLGVSQQPLILQFAPDWVKNLLSSGIAAGGITAIVLNLVFPPEKN, from the coding sequence ATGTCCGTTAACACCATAGAGTCGCCTGATGCGCAACCGATTGCGCAGAAGCAAAATAGCGAACTGATTTACCGCCTTGAAGATCGCCCGCCACTGCCTCAGACGCTTTTCGCGGCCTGCCAGCATCTTCTGGCGATGTTTGTCGCGGTGATCACCCCGGCGCTGCTGATCTGCCAGGCGCTCGGTTTACCGGCGCAGGATACGCAGCACATCATCAGTATGTCCCTCTTCGCCTCTGGCGTGGCCTCAATTATTCAAATTAAAGCGTGGGGTCCGGTGGGGTCGGGATTATTGTCGATCCAGGGTACCAGCTTTAACTTCGTGGCACCGCTGATCATGGGCGGCACAGCCCTGAAAACCGGCGGTGCGGATGTCCCGACCATGATGGCGGCGCTGTTCGGCACCCTGATGCTGGCAAGCTGCACGGAGATGGTCATCTCCCGCGTGCTGCATCTGGCGCGCCGCGTCATTACCCCGCTGGTCTCCGGCGTGGTGGTGATGATTATCGGCCTGTCGCTGATTCAGGTCGGCCTCACCTCCATCGGCGGCGGCTATGCCGCAATGAGCGACCATACCTTCGGCGCGCCGAAAAACCTGCTGCTGGCGGGCGTCGTGCTGGCGATCATTATTCTGCTTAACCGCCAGCGTAACCCTTACCTGCGCGTGGCTTCTCTGGTGATCGCCATGGCAGCCGGTTATCTGCTGGCGTGGGCGCTGGGCATGTTGCCGGAGAACACCGTACCGACCAACAGCGCGCTGATCACCGTCCCCACGCCGCTGTACTACGGTCTGGGCATTGACTGGGGTCTGCTCCTGCCGCTGATGCTGGTCTTTATGATCACCTCTCTGGAGACCATCGGCGATATCACCGCTACCTCCGACGTCTCCGAGCAGCCGGTGTCCGGCCCGCTGTACATGAAGCGCCTGAAAGGCGGCGTGCTGGCGAACGGCCTGAACTCGTTTGTTTCTGCGGTATTCAATACCTTCCCGAACTCCTGCTTCGGCCAGAACAACGGCGTGATCCAGCTGACCGGCGTCGCCAGCCGCTACGTGGGTTTTGTGGTGGCGCTGATGCTGATCGTCCTCGGCCTGTTCCCGGCGGTGAGCGGCTTTGTGCAGCACATTCCTGAGCCGGTGCTGGGTGGCGCAACGCTGGTGATGTTCGGGACTATCGCAGCGTCCGGGGTGCGTATCGTCTCCCGCGAACCGCTGAACCGCCGGGCGATCATGATTATCGCGCTGTCGCTGGCCGTGGGTCTGGGCGTTTCTCAGCAACCACTGATCCTGCAGTTTGCCCCTGACTGGGTGAAAAACCTGCTCTCTTCCGGCATCGCCGCGGGCGGTATCACCGCTATTGTGCTGAACCTCGTTTTCCCGCCTGAAAAGAACTGA
- the gltS gene encoding sodium/glutamate symporter, producing the protein MIHLDTLSTLVAATLVLLLGRKLVHSVSFLKKYTIPEPVAGGLLVALALLVLKKSMGWEIDFDMSLKDPLMLAFFATIGLNANLASLRSGGKVLGVFLIVVVGLLLMQNAIGIGMATLLGLDPLMGLLAGSITLSGGHGTGAAWSKLFIERYGFENATEVAMACATFGLVLGGLIGGPVARYLVKHSTTPNGRPDDEMVPTAFEKPDVGRSITSLVLIETIAMIAICLTVGKVVAQWLAGTAFELPTFVCVLFIGVILSNGLALMGFYRVFERAVSVLGNVCLSLFLAMALMSLKLWELASLALPMVAILAVQALFMALYAMFVTWRLMGKNYDAAVLAAGHCGFGLGATPTAIANMQAITERFEPSHMAFLVVPMVGAFFIDIVNALVIKLYLMLPMFA; encoded by the coding sequence ATGATTCATCTCGATACGTTGTCGACCCTTGTTGCCGCAACGCTGGTTCTGCTGCTTGGTCGCAAGCTGGTACATAGTGTTTCCTTTCTGAAAAAGTACACCATTCCTGAACCTGTCGCCGGTGGCTTGCTGGTGGCGCTGGCCCTGCTGGTACTGAAAAAAAGCATGGGCTGGGAAATTGATTTTGATATGTCCCTGAAAGATCCGCTGATGCTGGCCTTCTTTGCCACCATCGGCCTGAACGCCAACCTGGCGAGCCTGCGCTCTGGCGGTAAGGTGCTCGGCGTATTTCTGATTGTGGTGGTGGGACTGCTGCTGATGCAAAACGCCATTGGCATCGGCATGGCGACGCTGCTGGGGCTGGATCCGCTGATGGGTCTGCTGGCGGGTTCGATTACCCTGTCAGGCGGCCATGGTACTGGAGCCGCGTGGAGTAAGCTGTTTATCGAGCGTTACGGCTTTGAAAACGCAACGGAAGTGGCGATGGCCTGCGCAACCTTTGGTCTGGTGCTGGGTGGCCTGATTGGCGGCCCGGTGGCCCGTTATCTCGTTAAACATTCCACCACGCCGAATGGCAGACCGGACGATGAAATGGTGCCCACCGCGTTCGAAAAGCCGGATGTCGGGCGCAGCATCACCTCGCTGGTACTGATTGAAACCATCGCGATGATTGCCATCTGCCTGACCGTGGGCAAAGTGGTTGCGCAATGGCTGGCGGGTACAGCGTTTGAACTTCCGACCTTTGTCTGCGTGTTGTTTATCGGGGTCATTCTGAGCAACGGTCTTGCGCTGATGGGCTTCTACCGCGTGTTTGAACGTGCGGTATCGGTGCTCGGTAACGTCTGTCTGTCGCTGTTCCTGGCGATGGCGCTGATGAGCCTCAAACTGTGGGAGCTGGCCTCGCTGGCGCTGCCGATGGTGGCGATTCTGGCGGTGCAGGCACTGTTTATGGCGCTGTACGCCATGTTCGTGACCTGGCGCCTGATGGGGAAAAACTACGATGCAGCGGTGCTGGCAGCGGGTCACTGCGGGTTTGGTCTGGGGGCAACCCCAACGGCTATTGCCAACATGCAGGCGATTACCGAACGGTTTGAGCCATCGCACATGGCGTTTCTGGTGGTGCCAATGGTCGGGGCGTTCTTTATTGATATCGTCAACGCGCTGGTGATTAAGCTGTACCTGATGCTGCCGATGTTTGCCTGA
- the trmH gene encoding tRNA (guanosine(18)-2'-O)-methyltransferase TrmH, protein MNSQRYTRICEMLARRQPDLTVCMEQVHKPHNVSAIVRTADAVGVHEVHAVWPGTRMRNMVSAAAGSNSWVSVKTHQTIGEAVSHLKGRGMQVLATHLSAKAVDFREIDYTRPTCILMGQEKTGITQEALDLADQDIIIPMIGMVQSLNVSVASALILYEAQRQRQNAGMYERSNSMLPEEEQQRLLFEGGYPVLARVAKQKKLPYPHVNAQGEIEADAEWWSTMQYAG, encoded by the coding sequence ATGAATTCACAACGTTATACACGTATCTGCGAAATGCTCGCCAGGCGTCAGCCTGACCTGACGGTCTGCATGGAGCAGGTTCATAAGCCTCATAACGTCTCTGCTATCGTTCGTACCGCAGACGCCGTCGGCGTACATGAAGTGCACGCCGTCTGGCCGGGCACCCGCATGCGAAACATGGTGTCTGCTGCCGCAGGCAGCAACAGCTGGGTATCCGTCAAAACGCATCAGACGATTGGTGAAGCCGTATCGCACCTGAAAGGCCGCGGTATGCAGGTTCTTGCGACTCACCTTTCTGCTAAAGCTGTAGATTTCCGCGAGATCGACTACACCCGCCCAACCTGCATTTTGATGGGGCAGGAGAAAACCGGGATCACCCAGGAAGCGCTGGATCTGGCAGATCAGGACATCATCATCCCGATGATCGGTATGGTTCAGTCTCTGAACGTGTCGGTTGCCTCTGCGCTGATTCTGTATGAAGCGCAGCGCCAGCGCCAGAACGCCGGAATGTACGAGCGCAGCAACAGTATGCTGCCTGAAGAGGAACAGCAGCGCCTGCTATTTGAAGGCGGTTATCCGGTGCTGGCTCGCGTCGCGAAGCAGAAAAAATTGCCTTACCCCCACGTCAACGCGCAGGGCGAAATTGAAGCCGATGCCGAGTGGTGGTCCACCATGCAGTACGCCGGGTAA
- the spoT gene encoding bifunctional GTP diphosphokinase/guanosine-3',5'-bis pyrophosphate 3'-pyrophosphohydrolase: MYLFESLNQLIQTYLPEDQIKRLQQAYLVARDAHEGQTRSSGEPYITHPVAVACILAEMKLDYETLMAALLHDVIEDTPATYQDMEQLFGKSVAELVEGVSKLDKLKFRDKKEAQAENFRKMIMAMVQDIRVILIKLADRTHNMRTLGSLRPDKRRRIARETLEIYSPLAHRLGIHHIKTELEELGFEALYPNRYRVIKEVVKAARGNRKEMIQKILSEIEGRLQEAGIPCRVSGREKHLYSIYCKMVLKEQRFHSIMDIYAFRVIVHDADTCYRVLGQMHSLYKPRPGRMKDYIAIPKANGYQSLHTSMIGPHGVPVEVQIRTEDMDQMAEMGVAAHWAYKEHGGESSTTAQIRAQRWMQSLLELQQSAGSSFEFIESVKSDLFPDEIYVFTPEGRIVELPAGATPVDFAYAVHTDIGHACVGARVDRQPYPLSQPLSSGQTVEIITAPGARPNAAWLNFVVSSKARAKIRQLLKNLKRDDSVSLGRRLLNHALGGSRKLAEIPPEHIQRELDRMKLTSLDDLLAEIGLGNAMSVVVAKNLQQGEAIPSAPGASGHAHLPIKGADGVLITFAKCCRPIPGDPIIAHVSPGKGLVIHHESCRNIRGYQKEAEKFMAVEWDKETAQEFITEIKVDMFNHQGALANLTAAINTASSNIQSLNTEEKDGRVYSAFIRLTARDRVHLANIMRKIRVMPDVIKVTRNRN; this comes from the coding sequence TTGTATCTGTTTGAAAGCCTGAATCAACTGATTCAAACCTACCTGCCTGAAGACCAGATTAAGCGTCTTCAGCAGGCGTATCTCGTTGCACGTGACGCTCACGAGGGCCAGACACGTTCAAGCGGTGAACCCTATATCACGCACCCTGTTGCGGTAGCCTGCATTCTGGCCGAGATGAAACTCGACTACGAAACGCTGATGGCTGCTCTGCTGCATGACGTGATCGAAGATACCCCTGCCACCTACCAGGATATGGAACAGCTGTTTGGCAAAAGCGTTGCCGAACTGGTGGAAGGGGTCTCTAAGCTTGATAAGCTGAAATTCCGCGACAAGAAAGAGGCGCAAGCCGAAAACTTCCGCAAGATGATTATGGCGATGGTGCAGGATATCCGCGTCATTCTCATCAAACTCGCTGACCGTACCCACAACATGCGCACGCTGGGCTCACTTCGCCCGGACAAGCGTCGCCGCATTGCTCGTGAAACCCTGGAAATTTACAGTCCGCTGGCGCACCGTTTAGGTATTCACCACATTAAAACCGAGCTGGAAGAGCTGGGTTTTGAAGCGTTATACCCGAACCGCTATCGCGTCATTAAAGAGGTGGTGAAAGCCGCACGCGGTAACCGTAAAGAGATGATTCAAAAGATCCTCTCGGAAATTGAAGGGCGTTTACAGGAAGCGGGCATTCCGTGCCGCGTCAGCGGTCGCGAGAAACATCTGTACTCGATTTACTGCAAAATGGTGCTCAAAGAGCAGCGTTTTCACTCGATCATGGATATTTACGCGTTCCGCGTGATCGTCCACGATGCCGATACCTGCTATCGCGTGCTGGGGCAGATGCACAGCCTCTACAAACCGCGTCCGGGGCGCATGAAAGATTACATCGCCATTCCAAAAGCGAACGGCTATCAATCTTTGCATACCTCGATGATCGGTCCACACGGCGTGCCTGTCGAAGTGCAGATCCGCACCGAAGACATGGACCAGATGGCAGAGATGGGTGTCGCCGCGCACTGGGCGTATAAAGAGCACGGTGGCGAAAGCAGCACGACTGCACAGATCCGCGCCCAACGCTGGATGCAGAGCCTGCTGGAACTGCAGCAGAGTGCGGGTAGCTCCTTTGAATTTATCGAGAGCGTGAAATCCGATCTCTTCCCGGATGAGATTTACGTTTTCACCCCAGAAGGTCGCATTGTCGAACTGCCTGCGGGCGCAACGCCGGTCGACTTTGCTTACGCAGTACATACCGATATCGGGCATGCCTGCGTGGGCGCACGCGTCGACAGACAGCCTTACCCGCTGTCTCAGCCGCTCTCCAGCGGCCAGACGGTAGAAATTATTACCGCACCGGGCGCACGTCCGAACGCGGCCTGGCTGAACTTTGTGGTGAGCTCCAAAGCGCGCGCCAAAATCCGCCAGTTGCTGAAAAACCTCAAGCGCGACGACTCCGTCAGCCTGGGACGCCGTCTGCTCAACCACGCGCTGGGTGGTAGCCGTAAGCTGGCTGAAATTCCACCAGAGCATATCCAGCGCGAACTCGACCGCATGAAGCTCACGTCTCTGGACGATCTGCTGGCGGAAATTGGTCTCGGTAACGCCATGAGCGTCGTGGTGGCGAAAAACCTGCAGCAGGGCGAAGCGATACCTTCTGCTCCAGGCGCATCCGGCCACGCTCATCTGCCAATCAAAGGCGCGGACGGGGTGCTGATCACCTTCGCGAAATGTTGCCGTCCAATCCCAGGTGACCCGATTATTGCGCACGTCAGCCCCGGCAAAGGGCTGGTTATCCACCATGAATCCTGTCGTAACATTCGCGGCTACCAGAAAGAAGCCGAGAAGTTTATGGCGGTCGAGTGGGACAAAGAGACGGCGCAGGAATTTATCACCGAAATTAAGGTGGATATGTTCAATCACCAGGGCGCCCTGGCAAACCTGACGGCAGCGATCAACACGGCCTCGTCCAACATTCAGAGCCTGAATACGGAAGAAAAAGACGGCCGCGTTTATAGCGCCTTTATTCGTCTGACCGCCCGCGACCGCGTGCATCTGGCGAATATTATGCGCAAGATCCGCGTCATGCCGGACGTGATTAAAGTTACCCGAAACCGAAACTAG